GCGCCGTGAATCCATCCCGAGCTTCCGGAACGAGTCCACCTGCTGAGTCGTCAGCCCGAGCTTCTCCCGGTTCATCAGCACCATCCCGACGAACGAGGGCCTGTGGTGACCGTGGCGGTGCCCGAAGCTCCGCTGCCACCCGCCGGGGCGTCCCGGGGCCTGCATCCCCGGACGGTTCCCCCCGCTGCCCATCCCGTCATAGTCTGCCAGCAGTATCTCTGGGACGGCTTGCACCGTCTCTGAAGCCGCCAGCGCCATGTCGGGCGGCTCCGCCGCCACCGGCATGGCCAGCCCAAGCATCAACGCCAACCCTACGAGCATCCCTGTCGTTCGCATGACGTCCCTCCTCATCGTGAATTTGCATCGCAGCCGCCCGAATCTGTTCGGGTCTGCTCGGACCCAAGCGTGCCGCGGGCATGTCAAGGCCGTATGTGGCGAGTGTAAACGAATGTGAAGCGGCGGGGGCGGTTCGCGTAGAATCTGGCCGCGACGGGGCAGACGGGCGGATTCCGAATTGACGGGGAGGACCCGAATGGACAGGCTCACGGTCGGCGGCGCGGTCCTCGACCGCATCGAGGAGACGGTGGACACGAGCTTCACCGCCGAGGGCTTCTTTCCCGCCTTCGACCCGGAGGTGCTGCGCCCGCACATGGCATGGCTCGCGCCGCGCTATTACATCGCGGAGCGCGGGGCGCTGGTGTTCAGCATGCACAGCTGGATCGTGAAGACCGGCCGCCACACCGTGCTCATCGACGCCTGCATCGGCAACGGCAAGGACCGGATGCCGCGCGCCCACTGGCACCGGCTGAACACCCCGTTCCTCGAGCGCCTGCGGGCGTCGGGCACCTCGCCGGAGGATGTCGACTACGTGATGTGCACCCACATGCACGCCGATCACATCGGGTGGAACACCGTGCTCGAGGACGGCCGCTGGGTTCCGACGTTCCCGAGAGCTCGCTACCTCTTTTCTCGAATAGAGTACGAGCACTGGACGGCGCACCCTGACCCGAGCCCCATCCGCCGCAACGCGTTCAACGACAGCGTGCTGCCCATCGTGGAGGCGGGGCGCGCCGACATGATCGAGGACGGGCACGAGGTGGACGGGACGTTCCACGTCGAGCTCGCACCCGGGCACACGCCAGGCAACGTCCACATCCGGCTCGCGTCGAAAGGGTCCGAGGCGGTGTTCGCGGGCGACGTGGTCCACCATCCGATCCAGGTGTACCGCCCCGACTGGAGCACCGTCGCGTGCATCGATCCGGCCGCCTCCGCCGCCTCCCGCCGCCGGCTGCTCGAGACGTGCTGCGAGCGCGGGGCGCTCCTGCTGCCCGCGCACTTCCCCGCGCCTCACGGCGGCCACGTGCGCGACAAGGGCGGCGGGTTCGAGCTCCGGTGGCTCGCGGCGTAGGCCGGGCTTCCGGTTCCGTTGGGTTACCATAGCGGCTCCTGCGGTTTCTGGGGGCACGTGAGCCAAGAGGAGAACACCCGTGCGAATCGCGAATGACGTCACCGAGCTCGTGGG
This genomic window from Candidatus Rokuibacteriota bacterium contains:
- a CDS encoding periplasmic heavy metal sensor encodes the protein MRTTGMLVGLALMLGLAMPVAAEPPDMALAASETVQAVPEILLADYDGMGSGGNRPGMQAPGRPGGWQRSFGHRHGHHRPSFVGMVLMNREKLGLTTQQVDSFRKLGMDSRRASLRRKADVQIAKLDLMGLRFSDPVDMGKIEAKVREIEKLKGDGSIARIRAAEAAKAQLTAEQREKLKSLRPTRGGQRRGSGEGGAEDSAASEEDS
- a CDS encoding MBL fold metallo-hydrolase, with the translated sequence MDRLTVGGAVLDRIEETVDTSFTAEGFFPAFDPEVLRPHMAWLAPRYYIAERGALVFSMHSWIVKTGRHTVLIDACIGNGKDRMPRAHWHRLNTPFLERLRASGTSPEDVDYVMCTHMHADHIGWNTVLEDGRWVPTFPRARYLFSRIEYEHWTAHPDPSPIRRNAFNDSVLPIVEAGRADMIEDGHEVDGTFHVELAPGHTPGNVHIRLASKGSEAVFAGDVVHHPIQVYRPDWSTVACIDPAASAASRRRLLETCCERGALLLPAHFPAPHGGHVRDKGGGFELRWLAA